Proteins encoded within one genomic window of Mycolicibacterium aubagnense:
- a CDS encoding fasciclin domain-containing protein has translation MNSKRLTTVIAAAVIAGSIVPLSAATANAVPMDSLVGPGCAGYAKQVPTGPGSVAGMAADPVAVAASNNPILTTLTAAVSGKLNPNVNLVDTLNGGEFTVFAPVDDAFAKLPSSTVDALKTDSAALTSILTYHVVPGRLSPRDVVGTHPTVQGQPLTVTGTGNTMKVNNAHIVCGGVQTANATVYMIDTVLTPPAQS, from the coding sequence ATGAACAGCAAGCGACTGACAACTGTGATTGCGGCGGCCGTCATCGCCGGCAGCATCGTGCCGCTGTCAGCGGCGACGGCGAATGCCGTGCCCATGGACTCATTGGTGGGTCCGGGCTGCGCGGGCTACGCCAAGCAAGTGCCGACCGGGCCCGGCTCAGTGGCCGGCATGGCCGCTGACCCCGTCGCCGTGGCGGCATCGAACAACCCAATCCTGACCACGCTCACGGCAGCCGTTTCCGGCAAGCTGAACCCGAACGTCAATCTGGTCGACACTCTCAATGGTGGCGAGTTCACCGTCTTCGCACCTGTCGACGATGCCTTCGCCAAGCTGCCGTCGAGCACGGTCGATGCGCTCAAGACCGATTCGGCCGCATTGACCAGCATCCTCACCTACCACGTCGTCCCGGGGCGGCTCAGCCCGCGCGACGTCGTCGGCACCCACCCGACCGTGCAGGGCCAGCCGCTGACCGTCACCGGTACGGGCAACACCATGAAGGTCAATAACGCTCACATCGTCTGTGGCGGTGTACAAACCGCCAACGCCACGGTGTACATGATCGACACTGTGCTCACCCCGCCGGCTCAGTCCTGA
- a CDS encoding cytochrome c biogenesis protein DipZ — MVSVILIGVLGGLITGISPCIVPVLPVIFLSGSAGVRRPLLVVAGLVLSFSISTLLGSMLLQLFSLPANVIRGTGLIMLALIGLGLIFPAVESVLERPFARIPQPAVSTSRGGFGLGLVLGLVFVPCAGPVLAAIVVAGATGSIGPSAIALTIAFGIGVGVPLAVFALAGQQITNRVSAFRRRQRGIRVAGGVTMIVLSVALALDLPATLQRAIPDYTTALQHRGGADQIEQKLNLGGIITDENRRLSNCHNGSHQLEDCGPAPGLTGIDRWLNSSPLVLAALRGKVVLIDFWAYSCINCQRSIPHVIAWSNRYRDDGLVVVGVHTPEYAFEKIPANVADGARKLGITYPIAMDNNFSTWTNYRNRYWPARYLIDAHGHVRQITFGEGGYDVTENLIRQLLIDADAAVNLPSPTDLVDATPTSGQTPETFLSVGKVVNYAGPGRYDQGEASFSYPQAQPDDTFALSGRWLVDYQGATARSETSAIRLRYHAKSVYIVAGGKGSLTVDHDGALTTVPVDGPPNTYRLAAADGPEPGQLEVRPSQGLQVYSFAYG; from the coding sequence ATGGTCTCTGTGATACTGATCGGCGTCCTGGGCGGGCTCATCACCGGTATCTCGCCGTGTATCGTGCCCGTGCTGCCGGTGATCTTCCTGTCGGGATCCGCGGGTGTTCGGCGCCCGCTGCTGGTGGTCGCCGGTCTGGTGCTGAGCTTCAGCATCAGCACACTGCTGGGTTCGATGCTGCTGCAGTTATTTTCCCTGCCCGCCAACGTGATTCGGGGGACTGGCTTGATCATGTTGGCTCTTATCGGGCTCGGCCTGATCTTCCCCGCCGTCGAGTCGGTATTGGAGCGGCCATTTGCCCGGATACCGCAACCGGCGGTCAGCACGTCGCGTGGCGGGTTCGGATTGGGTTTGGTGCTCGGTCTGGTGTTCGTGCCGTGCGCCGGTCCGGTGTTGGCGGCGATCGTGGTCGCCGGCGCTACCGGGTCGATCGGGCCGTCGGCGATCGCGCTGACGATCGCGTTCGGGATTGGTGTAGGCGTCCCCTTGGCGGTGTTCGCGCTCGCTGGGCAGCAGATCACCAATCGTGTCAGTGCTTTTCGGCGCCGGCAACGCGGGATCCGCGTTGCCGGCGGAGTGACCATGATCGTGTTGTCGGTCGCGCTGGCGCTCGATCTTCCTGCCACGCTGCAGCGGGCGATACCCGACTACACCACAGCACTGCAGCACCGTGGTGGCGCCGACCAGATAGAACAGAAGCTCAACTTGGGCGGCATCATCACCGATGAGAACCGGCGACTGTCCAACTGCCACAACGGAAGCCACCAGCTCGAAGACTGTGGACCGGCGCCGGGATTGACCGGCATCGACCGGTGGCTGAACAGCTCGCCGCTGGTCCTCGCAGCACTGCGCGGAAAAGTGGTGCTCATCGACTTCTGGGCGTACTCATGCATCAACTGCCAACGTTCGATTCCACACGTCATCGCCTGGTCCAACCGGTATCGCGATGACGGCTTGGTGGTCGTCGGCGTACACACGCCGGAATATGCTTTCGAGAAAATTCCGGCGAACGTCGCCGACGGCGCGAGAAAGCTGGGCATCACCTATCCGATCGCCATGGACAACAACTTCTCGACATGGACCAACTATCGCAACCGGTACTGGCCCGCCCGCTACCTGATCGATGCGCACGGCCATGTCCGGCAGATCACGTTCGGGGAAGGCGGCTACGACGTCACCGAAAATCTGATCCGGCAGCTGCTCATCGACGCCGACGCCGCGGTAAATCTGCCGTCACCAACGGATCTCGTCGATGCCACCCCTACGTCCGGTCAGACACCAGAAACGTTCTTGTCCGTCGGCAAGGTCGTCAACTACGCCGGTCCCGGACGTTACGACCAAGGCGAGGCCAGCTTCTCCTACCCGCAGGCCCAGCCCGATGACACCTTCGCGTTGAGCGGCCGGTGGTTGGTGGATTATCAGGGCGCGACGGCTCGGAGCGAGACGTCAGCTATCCGACTGCGCTATCACGCCAAGTCGGTGTATATCGTCGCCGGAGGGAAGGGCTCACTGACCGTCGATCACGACGGTGCGCTGACCACCGTGCCGGTCGACGGCCCGCCCAACACCTATCGGCTCGCGGCCGCCGACGGACCAGAACCAGGGCAGCTGGAAGTTCGGCCGAGCCAAGGGCTGCAAGTGTATTCGTTCGCCTACGGCTGA
- a CDS encoding fasciclin domain-containing protein encodes MQHTYHPRAAAAGMSVLAAIALTACSNDSARESTAASTTSNAASAAGAAATTEPAGAASGLVGAGCAAYAQKVPTGPGSVAGMAADPVAVAASNNPMLTTLTAALSGKLNPNVNLVETLNGGQFTVFAPTDDAFKKLSPSTLDSLKTDSAALTKILTYHVVQGQLSPDVVAGAHTTLESAAVNVTGTGADLKVDNAELVCGGVKTANATVYMIDTVLIPPK; translated from the coding sequence ATGCAGCACACGTATCACCCGCGGGCCGCCGCGGCCGGCATGTCGGTTCTCGCCGCGATCGCCTTGACGGCGTGCTCCAACGACAGCGCGCGTGAATCGACCGCAGCATCGACAACCAGTAACGCCGCGTCGGCGGCCGGTGCCGCGGCAACCACCGAGCCTGCCGGCGCGGCCTCCGGATTGGTGGGCGCGGGGTGCGCGGCGTATGCACAAAAGGTTCCGACCGGGCCGGGTTCGGTAGCCGGCATGGCCGCAGATCCTGTGGCCGTGGCCGCGTCGAACAACCCGATGCTGACTACTCTGACAGCGGCACTGTCAGGCAAATTGAACCCGAACGTCAACCTGGTGGAGACGCTCAACGGCGGCCAATTCACGGTGTTCGCGCCGACCGACGACGCCTTCAAAAAACTGTCGCCGTCGACCCTGGATTCACTGAAGACCGACTCCGCCGCGCTGACCAAGATTCTCACCTATCACGTTGTGCAGGGCCAGCTCTCGCCGGATGTGGTTGCTGGCGCGCATACCACGCTGGAGAGCGCGGCGGTGAATGTGACCGGCACGGGTGCTGACCTCAAGGTCGACAACGCCGAACTGGTATGTGGCGGAGTGAAGACTGCCAACGCCACCGTCTACATGATCGACACGGTGCTCATCCCACCGAAATAG
- a CDS encoding cyclopropane mycolic acid synthase family methyltransferase gives MASKLTPHFADVQAHYDLSDDFFRLFLDPSQTYSCAYFERDDMTLEQAQTAKIDLALGKLGLAPGMTLLDIGCGWGAAMRRAVENHDVNVIGLTLSKNQATHVEQLLDGMNTTRSRRVLLQGWEQFDEPVDRIVSIGAFEHFGHDRYPAFFRMAYDALPPDGVMLLHTICGLDPRYATPPLPAGRISFIQFITTEFFSGARLPSAAMVRQHAAAAGFRVTRVQSLQPHYATTLDHWAEALETHRHEAIAIQSVEVYDRYMKYLTGCADMFRLRQVDVNQFTLQK, from the coding sequence ATGGCAAGCAAACTCACCCCGCATTTCGCGGACGTCCAGGCGCACTACGACCTCTCGGACGACTTCTTCCGGCTCTTCCTCGACCCCAGCCAGACCTACAGCTGCGCATACTTCGAGCGCGACGACATGACCCTGGAACAGGCCCAAACGGCCAAGATCGATCTAGCCCTCGGAAAACTGGGCCTAGCACCCGGCATGACACTGCTCGATATCGGCTGCGGCTGGGGCGCAGCCATGCGCCGCGCCGTCGAAAACCACGACGTGAACGTCATCGGGCTGACACTGTCCAAGAACCAGGCCACGCACGTAGAACAGCTGCTCGACGGCATGAACACCACACGCTCGCGCCGCGTCCTGCTACAGGGCTGGGAACAGTTCGACGAACCCGTCGACCGAATCGTGTCCATCGGCGCCTTCGAACACTTCGGCCACGACCGCTACCCCGCCTTCTTCCGCATGGCCTACGACGCCCTACCGCCGGACGGCGTCATGCTGCTACACACCATCTGCGGCCTTGACCCGCGTTACGCGACGCCACCACTGCCGGCAGGACGAATCAGTTTCATCCAGTTCATCACGACCGAGTTCTTCTCGGGCGCCCGGCTACCGTCAGCGGCGATGGTGCGTCAGCACGCCGCCGCGGCGGGGTTCCGGGTGACCCGGGTGCAATCACTGCAACCCCACTACGCGACAACCCTGGACCACTGGGCAGAAGCGCTCGAAACACACCGCCACGAAGCAATCGCCATCCAATCAGTCGAGGTCTACGACCGCTACATGAAATACCTGACCGGCTGCGCCGACATGTTCCGGCTCAGACAAGTCGACGTCAACCAATTCACCCTGCAGAAGTAA
- a CDS encoding site-2 protease family protein — protein sequence MEPGIPLGRVAGIPLSVHWSVLVILWLFGWSLADSLPATAPGHSTGIYWLAGLSGAVVLILSVFAHELTHAFVARRYGVEVHGIQMWLFGGIAQLESEAKDARAEFRIAASGPVTSLILAGLFAAVATALRGVAGADIVTAVIWWLAAINVVVGLFNLLPGAPLDGGRILRAYLWKRHGDAERAATQSLRAGRVLAYMLIGVGLFEFLRGITVGGVWLVFIGWFLLSAARTEQMTRWTRRALAGLAVADVMTAHPHTAPGWISVDEFIQRYLLGDRHSAYPVEDRNGDITGLITLRQLRNIAPELRVSTLVSEAAIPRDRVPETNIHESITDLLGRLDPACGSRALVVDAGRVVGIVTAEDILRLVDVRALAVQA from the coding sequence ATGGAACCTGGAATCCCTCTGGGGCGAGTGGCGGGGATTCCGCTGAGTGTGCACTGGAGCGTGCTCGTCATCCTCTGGTTGTTCGGGTGGAGCCTGGCTGATTCCTTGCCCGCGACGGCGCCCGGCCACTCCACCGGGATCTACTGGCTGGCCGGACTGTCCGGGGCGGTCGTGCTCATCCTGTCGGTGTTTGCCCACGAGCTGACTCACGCGTTCGTAGCGCGCCGGTACGGCGTCGAGGTCCACGGCATCCAAATGTGGTTGTTCGGAGGTATCGCACAGCTCGAGAGCGAAGCGAAGGACGCGAGAGCCGAGTTCCGGATTGCCGCTTCGGGCCCGGTGACAAGTCTGATCTTGGCAGGGCTGTTTGCCGCGGTGGCAACCGCCCTGCGCGGCGTCGCCGGCGCAGACATTGTCACCGCCGTCATCTGGTGGCTGGCCGCAATCAACGTGGTGGTCGGACTGTTCAATCTGCTGCCCGGCGCCCCGCTGGACGGCGGGCGGATCCTTCGTGCCTACCTGTGGAAGCGACACGGCGATGCGGAGCGCGCCGCGACCCAGTCGCTCCGGGCGGGGCGCGTCCTGGCCTACATGCTCATCGGTGTCGGACTGTTCGAGTTCCTCAGGGGCATCACCGTCGGCGGGGTTTGGCTGGTGTTCATCGGTTGGTTCTTGCTGAGTGCGGCGCGCACAGAGCAGATGACGCGGTGGACCCGCCGGGCACTCGCCGGCTTGGCTGTCGCTGACGTCATGACCGCGCACCCTCATACGGCGCCCGGCTGGATCTCGGTGGACGAGTTCATCCAGCGTTACCTGCTCGGCGACCGGCACTCGGCGTATCCGGTCGAGGACCGGAACGGAGACATCACCGGCCTGATCACGCTCAGGCAATTGCGGAACATTGCACCGGAATTGCGGGTCAGTACGCTGGTCAGCGAAGCGGCGATCCCACGAGATCGGGTGCCTGAAACCAACATTCACGAATCGATCACCGACCTCCTCGGGCGGCTGGATCCGGCGTGCGGGAGCCGGGCACTCGTCGTCGATGCGGGACGGGTCGTTGGGATCGTCACTGCCGAGGACATTCTCCGGTTGGTCGACGTGCGCGCCCTTGCCGTGCAGGCCTGA
- a CDS encoding DUF998 domain-containing protein — MISTPVSTPQFRPVPQPWLLVVLAGLIGYCDFPLQWVIGSPLSPTRSYISELSVAGQPAYQAFRIGDLAAGFGLTALAGILLLWRPSPPMRLGSVALTIAAATAIIDALSPMTCTPSTDVQCWDGDHAAVLAQLSQLHTISGVIGFAAMVIAMAASGTALRRQSETRHLGSAGLVVAAVGAVLGCVQIGMALAGSDWTGLFERIQVLTMTAYLTALTIVIARSAGLRRNRLRSEKRRPYPHPAGSRAN; from the coding sequence ATGATTTCCACCCCGGTTTCCACCCCGCAGTTCCGGCCAGTACCCCAGCCGTGGTTGTTGGTCGTGCTCGCCGGACTCATCGGCTACTGTGACTTCCCGCTGCAATGGGTGATCGGATCACCTCTCAGCCCCACGCGGTCGTACATCAGCGAACTGTCGGTCGCCGGCCAACCTGCATATCAAGCATTCAGGATCGGCGACCTCGCGGCAGGATTCGGCCTGACCGCACTCGCGGGAATTCTGCTGCTCTGGCGTCCGTCACCACCGATGCGCCTCGGGAGCGTGGCGCTGACAATCGCCGCGGCCACCGCGATCATCGATGCCTTGTCACCCATGACGTGCACCCCGTCAACGGATGTCCAGTGCTGGGATGGTGATCACGCCGCCGTGCTCGCCCAGTTGTCGCAGTTGCACACCATCTCCGGGGTGATCGGATTCGCCGCCATGGTCATCGCGATGGCGGCCTCAGGCACCGCACTGCGCCGGCAATCAGAGACGCGCCATCTCGGGTCCGCCGGGCTCGTCGTGGCGGCCGTCGGTGCGGTGCTCGGTTGCGTGCAGATCGGCATGGCCCTCGCCGGTTCTGACTGGACGGGACTGTTCGAGCGCATACAGGTGTTGACGATGACCGCATATCTGACAGCGTTGACCATTGTCATCGCCCGCTCCGCAGGCCTGCGTCGCAACCGGCTGCGCAGTGAGAAGCGGCGGCCCTACCCGCACCCGGCCGGAAGTCGGGCCAATTGA
- a CDS encoding slipin family protein, which yields MSATGVVIAVVVVVGAVLLALSIRVVKQYERGVHFRFGRIIGVRNPGLRLIIPAVDRLLAVSLRIVTMPIQSQGIITRDNVSVDIAAVAYFRVVDARKSVMAIEDVAVAINQIAQTTLRNVVGQHSLDDVLANTSEINTSIRQILDTNTLEWGVEVTLVELKDIQLPEGMKRAMAREAEAEREKRAKIIAAEGEARAAAALGQASDTMMAHPLALQLRNLQTLAELGVEKNTTVVFPAPLMSAIGELSTFLARESSAATAMNGPDGLSESTHPRPVAAAVTR from the coding sequence ATGAGCGCAACCGGCGTAGTGATAGCGGTTGTCGTGGTTGTCGGCGCTGTGCTGCTGGCGTTGTCGATCCGCGTCGTCAAGCAGTACGAACGAGGCGTGCATTTCCGCTTCGGCCGCATCATCGGTGTGCGGAATCCGGGGCTCCGGCTGATCATTCCTGCAGTCGATCGCCTGCTGGCGGTGTCGTTGCGAATCGTGACAATGCCCATCCAGTCGCAGGGCATCATCACGCGGGATAACGTCAGCGTCGACATTGCCGCTGTCGCCTACTTCCGCGTGGTCGATGCACGAAAGTCGGTCATGGCTATCGAAGATGTTGCTGTTGCCATCAATCAGATCGCACAGACCACGTTGCGCAACGTCGTCGGCCAGCATTCTCTTGATGACGTACTGGCGAACACCAGCGAGATCAACACCAGCATCCGCCAGATCCTCGACACGAACACCCTCGAATGGGGCGTGGAAGTGACCTTGGTTGAACTCAAGGACATTCAACTGCCGGAGGGTATGAAACGAGCGATGGCGCGGGAGGCCGAGGCCGAGCGCGAGAAGCGCGCCAAAATCATTGCGGCAGAGGGCGAGGCCAGAGCCGCAGCGGCCCTCGGCCAGGCATCCGACACCATGATGGCGCATCCGCTCGCACTGCAACTTCGCAATCTCCAGACGCTGGCCGAACTCGGTGTGGAAAAGAACACCACCGTCGTATTTCCCGCGCCCTTGATGAGCGCGATCGGCGAACTCAGCACATTTCTGGCGCGGGAGTCGAGCGCCGCGACCGCAATGAACGGGCCCGACGGGCTGAGTGAATCCACTCACCCGCGTCCGGTGGCCGCAGCTGTCAC